A window of the Mesorhizobium opportunistum WSM2075 genome harbors these coding sequences:
- a CDS encoding SDR family NAD(P)-dependent oxidoreductase: MTETLKGRHIVVTGGTGALGGAVVGRLLEQGAICHVPNAHAAAPQHFPFAAHENVKLAHNVDLSDSAKVEAFYAQVPALWGSVHLAGGFAAAPVEKIESASFAEMMDTNARTTFLCSRAAIRSMLESGTAGRIVNVTARAGLDLRRGAGMVAYAASKAAVAAMTVAMAEELKAEGILVNAVAPSTLDTPANRADMPDADFTRWVSLEAAAEAIAYLASPANQAMSGTLVPLYGRA, from the coding sequence ATGACGGAAACACTCAAGGGCAGGCATATCGTTGTGACCGGCGGAACCGGAGCGCTCGGTGGCGCGGTGGTCGGCAGGCTGCTGGAGCAGGGCGCGATCTGCCACGTGCCGAACGCGCACGCCGCCGCACCCCAGCATTTTCCTTTCGCCGCGCACGAGAACGTCAAGCTGGCGCACAATGTCGACCTGTCGGACTCCGCCAAGGTCGAGGCCTTCTATGCTCAGGTTCCCGCCTTGTGGGGGTCCGTCCATCTGGCCGGCGGCTTTGCCGCGGCGCCGGTGGAAAAGATCGAATCGGCATCTTTTGCCGAGATGATGGACACCAATGCCCGCACCACCTTCCTGTGCAGCCGCGCGGCCATCCGCTCGATGCTGGAGTCAGGCACCGCCGGCCGCATCGTCAATGTCACCGCGCGCGCCGGGCTCGACCTCAGGCGCGGTGCCGGCATGGTTGCCTACGCGGCCAGCAAGGCAGCCGTCGCGGCGATGACGGTGGCGATGGCGGAGGAACTCAAGGCCGAGGGTATCCTGGTCAATGCCGTGGCGCCGTCGACGCTCGACACGCCGGCGAACCGTGCCGATATGCCGGACGCCGATTTCACCAGATGGGTCAGCCTCGAAGCCGCGGCCGAGGCCATCGCCTACCTGGCCTCACCCGCCAATCAGGCGATGAGCGGAACTCTGGTGCCGCTCTACGGCCGGGCCTGA